In Euphorbia lathyris chromosome 10, ddEupLath1.1, whole genome shotgun sequence, the DNA window ggttagaaatatcgggaaaatgtattttaaagaaaagaaataaaacaattttctatcctcactttccttttatttataaatttgtcaCCTTGCtattttcaattatcatcaaaactacgtaattTTGTTATGTCATACAATAAGCTCATTATCACACCCTAACaccttgtcacactggatctcacatatatatatatatatatatatatagggaagggatcaagtgagaaccctcccctaagtgagaactcaccttagatgagaaccactcaaaactacgtagttttgagtaggaaaattaaggaaaacatcattttaagaaactttaattcttggctcaaaacgagattccttacggttttgacacaacaaattgttgaagcatgtaaaatggataaaattaaggaacaaattttattgggactaaaccgtaagaaatctcacatcgtcccaagaattaaagtttctcaaaataatgtttcacattttttagaattttttgagaattttctggacacttttttttctccagaaaacgcccacccggattccattcaccggaatttttttttacttgagcttcatggatcttaaaatgaccgtctaatttaaacgagtctaatagtataaaaattttcgaaaaacgatgttagaaatgtcgggaaaatgtattttaaagaaaagaaataaaacaattttctatcctcactttccttttatttataaatatgtcaCATTGCtattttcaattatcatcaaaactacatAATTTTGTTATGTCatacaataagctcattgtcacaccCTAACACCTTGTCACACTAGAtctcacatatatatatatatatatatatatatatatatatatatatatatatatatatatatatatatatagtcaggCTATAGAGAGGGAGTCCCTTACTTTTTATTCTAAGAGAATAATAGAGTTAATCTAATTAACAAACAGTATTAGAGTTATTTAATTAACTtgcttaattaaattaaaatactaatacccctttctctctcttccccCACCGTTAATTACCGATTCACggcttctctctcttttcttccAATTCGACTCTCTCCTCCCCACCATTAAAATCGATTCCCAGCTCtcccctttctctctcttccccACCGTTTGATCACTGATTCTCGACTGCCCCATTCTCCTCTTAATCCAATCCCTAATTGCTGCGAATTGGGGAAATCgcaaaagagaaagagagtCGGCCAGCCACTCTGCGAATTGGAGACTTACCACCGCCAACGCTGCTCCTCTGCCACCGACCGCAACATTCTCTCTTTTTCAACTGAAACTTGAATCAACTTCAGCAGAGATAACAGGTAACATTTGCTTAAAAGCTTAATTGAATTGCTTAAAAGCATAAAAGCTTAGTTGAATTGAAAGCACAAAAgcttaattgattgaattgctgttgtttttttataaatcctTAATTGAATTGCTAATTGAATTTCATTTTGATAAAAGCTTAAGTGAATTGTTGTTGTTGGTAACATTTGCTCCTGCTCAAATTATGGTCTCTCTCAATTGAATTGGATtgctgttttatttttttataaaagcttAGTTTGAAttgctgtttttttttataaaagcttAGTTTGAATTGCTGTTGTTGCATAAAAGCTTAATTGAATGGAATGGAATTGAATGGTCtttgattaatttaattgaattgagtggtctttgtttaatttagttgaaTAGTCCTAAACTTTGTGTTTAATTCTAAACTTTTGTTTTTCATTTCGCGGACGAGCTTGAACTGTACATCGGTTTGGAATAGAGCAAGGGTTATCTCCTTCAAGCACGAATCAAGTAATTTCGGAAGCTCATATCAAACTTATGGTTTATTGTATGCTTTTTTAGATTTATTATTAACACAAGGTGGATAGGAAGATCATGGTGGAAATGTTTGTACTGCTGTGTTTTAGATTCGACTAATTGAGGCTTATTTTTATGTCAAGCTCTGAAACAAGAAATCAGCAAAGCACGTATAAGAATGATGGAACCTTTGTTGAAGGGACCTTCTGGCTTGGATTATCTAAGAAAAGCTTTCACCAACTCTTATGGATCCTATTCCGATGCTTGTGCACATCTACCTTTGACTATGCATTGGCTTTCATCAGTGAAGAACTGCAAAGACCAAGAATGGGAAGAGCATACCAATTGTTTGTCAGCTTTGATGAACTAGGAAAATTCGTCTCAGGTGTTTCTTCCATCTGCCACCCTAAGAACTGGTGGTAACTTTATGCTCAAAATAAATGGAAATGTTGCTTCTACTTCATCTGGTTCAAAATGCCATAGGTATGGTAAATTGCTAATATTATAGCCGACACTATGAGACACATTTCTTGCATACATTGATTTATTTTCTGCTACTCTATTAGGTGGTAGAAAACCAGAACCAGAGTGCAATGgcgaaagaattgatttgttggTGAGACTTGGATTGTTGAAGTTACCAGGTCTGGCACAAGAAACATTTCCTGAAACACTCGTGCTTAACATGCCTCGGCTGAGTGCTGCTCAAGGTCAAATCCAAAAGATAGTAGTTATATCTACCAGGTGAGTTGAGCTAAAAATTTGTTTTCTTACTTCCAACAGCCACAAAGTTTACTAATGAAATTACTTAATACACAGCCTTCTTGTTTGCCGACAAGCCCTTCTAATGAAATTACTTAATGTTTGTACTGCTACGTTTTGTTTTGCTTGATTAGCTGTAAGTTAAAACTAATTGATATATACTGGTGGCTCAATAatgtgaattttattttatttgactaAATTCATAGGATTAATGTTTGGACAATGGCTGAATCTTATGTTTAATGTTCTTAtaaattagggataaggtaccaaaatagtcCTAAGGTTATTGGAAaaataccaatttaggctcaacgttcaaaatagcactaatataggcttaacgtttatactataatatcaatttaggcttaacgtttacaatatagcatcaatttaggcctcacgtacaaaatagcaccaatataggcttaacgtttacaaaataatacgaatttaagcttaacgtttacaaaatatataaaatttaaactaaacgtcatatttaaattaatcatattatattcttttcctattaagttttatatgttatcttttagtttatttctattttcttttttattataatacaattaattagtattcttgtccattaaaaccttatatttgtttttcatcaaacaTTTCATTACTCATAAATTTCATGGCTCATGCaatatattggtgttattttgtacgtgagacctaaattgatgctatattgtaaacgttaagcctaaattgatattatggtgtaaacgttaagcctatattggtaccATTTTGATCGTTgagtctaaattggtacttccccaaaaaccttagacctattttggtaccttatccctataaaTTATAATGATGCAACTTGAAAGGcatttataatttcatttaattgttttgttttctttactGTACCAATCAAGTTGAAGTGAAGATAGGTAGCTCTCAagtatttgtttaattttagcTCGAATTTTACCTTGTCACACTGTGGAATTCAACTTCTCCTAGGCTCCAAGCGAGTGAGTTACATTAATCTCTTGATAATATTGATCTAATGCTTTAATTTTGTCTTAATTGGTATTCTAATTTGTGCAGGTTTGAATTACAATCCAATGAGCATTATGTTCATAAATGTGCCTGCAACTTCAAAGGCATTTTACAATTTCACttaattgttttgttttctcCACTGTACCAATCAGGTTGAAGTAAAGATTCAGACCAAAAATCTTTTCGTGTTCGCAGGATGTGCATTTGCGAGAGCATGTTGACAGAAGGTAGGCTTAGGCTGTCCTGGAGCAGCGCAGGGAATTGGGTGAAGGATGGGCGCTTGAGATGCTGATATCGGTTTCTGTAGAGTTGGCAGCTAAAACTACTGCTCTTCTATGGGCTTTATGGTATAACAGAAACCAGTTGGTCTGGGGAATCATGGAGCAGACATGGATGTTGTTGTCCGGCGGGCAGAAAAGATAATTTCAGAATGGCAGGGTTCACCGCGGTGCAGGGAGGTCGTCGGAGGTGTTGCGAGAATTGACACATGGAATGAGTTTCTACTTTATATGATGAAGAGAGAAGCTCTGAGACCTTCTCATAGGGAGATGCAGAATATTACTTAATACAGTATTATATATACTGCACGTACCATTTATGTATTCTTTGTGCTATAGTGAattgtaatttatgtttaaaATTGAAACAGAGAGATACTTCAAGTCTCTCTCAAGATTCCCTTGCTGTAT includes these proteins:
- the LOC136209136 gene encoding uncharacterized protein isoform X2: MEMLLLLHLVQNAIGGRKPEPECNGERIDLLVRLGLLKLPGLAQETFPETLVLNMPRLSAAQGQIQKIVVISTRFELQSNEHYVHKCACNFKGCAFARAC
- the LOC136209136 gene encoding uncharacterized protein isoform X1, whose product is MEMLLLLHLVQNAIGGRKPEPECNGERIDLLVRLGLLKLPGLAQETFPETLVLNMPRLSAAQGQIQKIVVISTRMCICESMLTEGRLRLSWSSAGNWVKDGRLRC